The genomic window GTTCTGCGCCTTCAGAGCGCTGTTGAAATGCTCTTTGGCTTTAACTTCGTCGGCCTGCGCTATTCCGGCCGCGCAGAGACTGAGCAAGACTAATGCAAGTGGTAAGATTTTCAAGCCGTTTGAGATTCTGCCTGCTTTCATTCTGTATCTCCTTCCTTTAACTTATTTTACAAATTTTCCCTGGGATGGTTTGCAGATTATTTCTGCCCCGATTTCTCAAGCTCCCTTCTGATTTCAGGATACTTCAAGGCAAGAATCCTCGCCGCCAGATGGGCGGCGTTTTTGGCCCCGGCGCTCCCTATCCCCATGGTTGCCACCGGCACACCGGAGGGCATCTGCGCTATGGAGAGCAGCGAATCAAGCCCATTCAATGATGCGGGCAAAGGAACTCCAATTACCGGAAGATGCGAGCGTGCCGCCACCACCCCCGGCAATGCTGCGGCCATTCCGGCCATACAGACGATAACCTCGTACCCGGAATCAGCGGCCGCTTTAGCCAGAGCATCGGTTCGGTCAGGCTGACGGTGCGCCGAGGAAATTTCAATATCCGCCTGTACGCCGAAATTCTTCAGTACCGTCTGGCATTCATCGGCATACTGGCTGTCTGATTTCGAACCAAGCATTATCAGCACTTTTGGCATTTTAGACTCCGTAACTTCTCATCATGGCGGCACTCTTGGAACCGATGTCAGAACGGTAAATCATGCCGTCAAATTTAATATTCTCAATTA from Candidatus Zixiibacteriota bacterium includes these protein-coding regions:
- the purE gene encoding 5-(carboxyamino)imidazole ribonucleotide mutase; protein product: MPKVLIMLGSKSDSQYADECQTVLKNFGVQADIEISSAHRQPDRTDALAKAAADSGYEVIVCMAGMAAALPGVVAARSHLPVIGVPLPASLNGLDSLLSIAQMPSGVPVATMGIGSAGAKNAAHLAARILALKYPEIRRELEKSGQK